DNA from Variovorax sp. PBL-H6:
CGCGTGAAGGTGCGGGTCGACGTGCTGGGGCGACTCGGCAGCTTCGGGCTGAGCATCATGAAGACCAAGGCGGACCGCATGTGGGACGAGTTCGGGCAGAAGCTGGCAGATCGCATCGAGTCGCAGCAGGCAACACCGGTCGAGCCCGTTGCGCCCGAAACCGCGCCGACTCCGCCCGCCCTGCCCCTTGCCGAGCCGGGCGCGGTGCAGCCGGGACTGCCCGAACGCCCCTCAAGTGCCATCGGGGCTGAAGCCGCCCCGCTCCGGTCGGAGAAGATCGGCTGGGGGCCACGCCTGCTCCGCGCGCTCGCGAAGCACGGCGCCCCGATAGGCGAGCGCCACATCCGCATCGAGCTGGTGCGCAACGGCGCGACGGTCACCGTCCATTTGCCGATGGAAGCGGCCGGCGAATGCGCCGCGCTCCTGCGCGACTGCCTGCGGGCGACAACGAAGGAGTCAGCATGAACATGCCACGCGGCCATCGCACGATCCAGACGGCGTCCCATTGGGGCGTCTACAACGTTGAAGTCGACCCACGCGGCCAGATCGTTCGGACCACGCCATTCAGGTACGACCCCCATCCGCCGAGCTACATGGCGAGCCTGCCGGAGACGGTTCGCAGTCCGCTGCGCATCGACCAGCCGCATGTCCGCGCCGGCTACCTGCAGCGCGAGAAGACGCGCAAACGCGGCGGCGAGCCATTCATCCCGATCGGCTGGGACGAGGCGCTGGACCTGGTCGCCGGCGAGTTGGCGCGCGTCAAATCCGAGTTCGGCAACGAGGCCATCTACGGCGGCTCCTACGGCTGGGCAAGCGCCGGACGGCTCCATCATTCCCCCAGCGTCCTCAAGCGCTTCCTCGGCCTGCATGGGGGCTACGTCGACAAGCGTGGCAACCACAGCTTCGGGGCGGCCTTGCAGATCGCACCCTACATCCTCGGCCGCTCGGACATCACGGAAATGGTGGTGCCCTGGCCCGACCTGGTGGCGTGCGCCGAGCTGGTGGTGATGTTCGGCGGCGCGTCGCTGAAGAATACCCAGATCGATGCCGGCGGCGCCGTGGCGCACGAGAACCCGGACTGGTTCCGGCGCGCGGCCGCGGCAGGCATCCGCTTCGTCAACATCAGCCCATCGCGCCAGGACCTGCCAGCGGAGGTGAAGGCGGAGTGGATTCCGCTGCGGCCGAACACCGACGTCGCGTTGATGCTGGGCATCGCGCACACCTTGGAGAAGGAAGGCCTGTGCGACCGGGCCTTTCTGGCGACGTACAGCGAAGGCTACGAGCGCTTCGAGGCCTACCTCATGGGGCGTGAGGATGGCCAACCCAAGGATGCGCGCTGGGCAAGCCGCATCACCGAGGTGCCCGCAGAGGTGATCGAAGGTCTGGCGAGAACAATGGCCCGGTCGCGCACCCTCGTCACGACGAGCTGGTCGATTCAGCGCGCCGACCACGGCGAGCAGCCGGTCTGGATGACGATCACGCTGGCGGCCATGCTGGGCC
Protein-coding regions in this window:
- a CDS encoding CoxG family protein produces the protein MEIEKTLAFAAPPTRIWALLLDPEVMGGCVPGMQSIEVVSPTEYKALMAVKIAFVSAKFRLRTTILEQRAPCYLRCEGTGEDASVASSLKQQSEMFLTEQADGGTQLRVKVRVDVLGRLGSFGLSIMKTKADRMWDEFGQKLADRIESQQATPVEPVAPETAPTPPALPLAEPGAVQPGLPERPSSAIGAEAAPLRSEKIGWGPRLLRALAKHGAPIGERHIRIELVRNGATVTVHLPMEAAGECAALLRDCLRATTKESA